The Spirulina subsalsa PCC 9445 region TTGACCGATCCGAGAGTGATTTTGTTTTCCACCCCCAAGGTTTCAGGAGAAACCCCTAAATACAAACTCCCTAGGAATGGCATTCCTAGAGCGACTGTTACAATACCAATAGAACAAAGACCTCTAAACATGACCTTAGCCAGCAACACCTTTCTGCGATTGTTTACTCTCTGAAATTCGATTTCTGCGACCTTCTATCTTGAGTATATTCACGGAAGGATCATTTGGTCAAAAAACTTAATGATTGTTTTTTCCGCGTCTTTATGTTACTCACAGGAAAGAACAGAGGCTAAATCGAAGTTAGTTGGGGGATAAAACACGCTAAAACTCTGTTATACAGAGGGTTGCCGCCGTTGATTTAACAAAAATCAGGACGATTAGACTGGAGATTTTCTTTATACGTCTTAACAATGTACAACTTAGGCGTACTTTTGACAACGGTTATGTTACAATTATTGATTTTGCTTCTGTTCGCCCTCCAATGCTCATTTCAACCTGATGTTATCTCATGTCTTTAGCTTTTCCCACCCCTGAGCGCCCCTTCCGTTGGACTCATCTGTTACAGTCGCCGCGATTGCGCTGGAGTTTGATTGTTTTGTGGGCTGTGGGGGCGGGATTGCTCACGGCCGGGGATGACCGGGTGACACAAAGCCTAGAACGCAATACCCAGAGTTTATTTTTTCAAACCCGGCTTGTTTTAGATCCCCCCGATGTGCCAGAGGAGATTGTGATTCTGACCTTAGATGATGCCTCTCTCTCGGTCGCTCAACGGTTTGAGGGAGATCCCCAACGGGTCGAGATTACCGAATTACTACAAAGCTATCCCTGGCCTCGTCGTACCTATGGTTTAGTGGTTGAGCGCTTGCTGGAGGCCGGGGCGAAAACCGTAACCATTGACTTACTGTTTGACCTCCCTAGTGGCTACGGAGAGGAGGATGATCTGGCGTTTCAGGAGGTTTTAGAACGCTACACGGGGAAAGTGACCTTGGGGGCGGCCTACTTGGAAACCATGACGGAGGAGGGGTCAGAGGTGCAACTGTTTGAACCTTTCGGCACACTGAACAGCCCAAACTTATCTTTGGGGTCGGTGAACTTTCTGACGGAGGCCAATGAGCGGATTTATCGTTTGGGGGCAGTTTATCAAGAACAGATTGCCAGTTTCCTCAACTTGCCTATTATTCCCTCTCTTGCTGAGGCTAGTTTAGAGAGTGCGGGAATAGATGTTCCTCCAGCGAGGGGGGAGGGGATCTTTTATTGGGGTCTGCCTCATCGGACGTTTCCCCATGTTTCCTTTTGGCGGATTTTGGATCCCGAAGAGTGGCCGCGACTGGCAGAGGCGGGGGTTTTTCGAGACAAAATTGTTTTGATTGGCACCACTTCGGCCACCTTTACGGATTTCCAACGGACTCCGGTTTCTGAACGGATGCCGGGGGTAGAGGTTCATGGCCATGCGATCGCCACGTTATTGGAGAATAAGGCGATGGCTACTCTCATCCCGCACTTTGGGCTAAAGGGTTTTCTGGTTACTCTAGCGGTTCTTAGTTTAGGCTGGGCGGTGGATCGTTTGGTTCAACGGCCGGGGCGACAATTACTCTGGGGTTTAGGGTTTACGGTTTTGTGGGTGGGGGGGAGTTATATCCTCTTCAGTTATGGTCAATGGATTATTCCGACAGCGCTCCCGGCGATCGCACTTTTCCTGAGTAGTTTCTCCAGTTTCGCCGTCGCTGCCATGAACAACCAACTGGAAAAACTGCGCTTGCGTCACACTCTAGAACGTTATGTGGCCGAACCTGTGGTTAAAGAAATCCTCAAACACCCGGATAGTTTTTACACCATGTTACCCGGCCACAAACTCAACGTCGCTGTCCTGTTTTCTGACGTGCGGGGATTTACCACCCTCTCCTTTCAACTCCCCCCCGAGGAATTAGTTGCCCAACTGAACACCTATTTTCACACTATGGTTGAGGCCATCGTGCAGAATAACGGCACCCTCGACAAATTTATTGGGGATGCTGTGATGGCTGAATTTGGCTTTCCCCTCTCCCAAGGCCCCGAAGAAGATGCCCTCAACGCCATTCGGGCCGCCCTCACCATGCGCCAAGACCTCGCCCTCCTGCGCACCTATTGGCAAGCAGAAAACCGTCAACCCCTATTTAACGGTATTGGCATCAGTTACGGGGAAGTGATTGCCGGAGATATTGGTTCATGGCGACGACGAGAATATGCGGTCATGGGGGACACGGTAAACATTGCCAGTCGGGTGGAAGGATTAACCAAGGAGTTGGGGACGGATATTGTAATCACGGAGTCTCTCTATGAACTGGTGAAAGATAAGGTAGAGGTGACGGACTTGGGAGAACATCAACTGAAAGGTCGAGCGCTGCCTGTGCGGTTGTATGGTTTAGTGGGGTTAAGAGAAAAGGCCAAGAAACCCTAACGCTTACAGGATTTTGCGCCCGGTGAGGAATTGCCGCACTTCTAACATGGCGGAATAGGTGGGTAGAATGTGTAAGGTTTCTTGGGGGGGGGTGTGGGTGAGGGCGGTGGCAATGGCCTGTTCTAGGTTCTCTTGGATGATTAAATTGAGGGGTTTTGCGGCTTCAGAAAGCTTGTCCTGACTGTATTGGAGACGTAACGCCATATCATAAACGCGATCGCCACTCACTACAATAGTTCCCCCATTGGCGACTAACTTCTCCGTATCAACATCCCAAATCCAAGAAACATCCGTGCCATCGGGAATCCGATCATTTAAGACAATTAAACTCACGGAAGATTGACCTTGGGCTTGAATATCATTCACCGCCCGGATGGTTTCATTCATTCCCACAGGATTTTTAGAGAGTAAAATCCTAACGTGCTTGCCTTCTACGGTTAATTCTTCCGCCCGTCCAAAGGCTGCCCGGAAGTGTTTAATTGTGTCATCAATGGCACTCCGTTCTATACCAATTTGTTGGGCTAATGTCGCGGCCGCCAGCGTGTTGTACTTATTATAAACTCCGATTAAAATTTGTCCCCATTCTTGACTTTCTAACAGTGGGGGACTTTTTTCAAAGCCACAACTCGGACAGTGATAATCCCCTAAATGGGACAGGTAAACGCCTTGATAGTCTAATAAATGACCACAACTGGGGCAATAAATAGAGTCTACCGCGTGGGGAATTTCTCCTAAGTATAAGTCCGGTTCATTTAAGCCAAAAAATAGCACGTTTTGGGGTAAGTTCTGCCCAAGATAAGCCAAGGTAGGATCATCAGCGTTTAAGACTACAACGGTATCCGTCGGGAGAGGAGAAATGGCTTTTTGCCACCGGAAGCTAATCGTATCGACTTCCCCATACCGATCTAGTTGATCTCGAAATAAGTTTAAGCCTAAAATGTATCGGGGGCGGCAGTCTTTTAAAATAAGGGGTAAAATGTTTTCGTCAACTTCTAAAATGGCGTAATCTCGGTTGAGTTGTCCGATCAGGTTTGTATCGGCTAACAAGGCCGTAATTAACCCATTAATTAAGTTCGCCCCTGTAGCATTGTGGGTCACACGATAACCTTGATTTTCTAGAATAGTTCGTAGGAGGAGGGAGGTGGTGGTTTTCCCGTTAGTGCCAACAATAAGAATTACCCCAGATTTCACTTGTTCAAATAAGAGAGGCAGTAAGCGGGGGTGAATCCGTCGAGAAATTTCACCGGGTAAGACGCTAGCTGCACCCAATTTAAGGGTTTTAACTAATGCCGTGACACTTTTGGCAATTCCGACGGCTAATCCTAGGCGAATTTGGTCAAATAGGTTCATGTTTGGTTAGGGAAAATAGGGGTAGTCTTGCCGATATTTTAGGGAGTTTGGAAGGAGATTAAGTGTTATGATTTTCCGTTGTTTGTTGGGTTTTACTTTCCCTCCACCCAACCCACAGGACTACTATTCAGGGTTTACTGTTTGGTTGGGTTTCACTTGCGTTCCACCCAACCCACAAGAGGGAAGTTTAAGGGGATTTAATCGATAGGGGAAACTCCGGCTAGGTCTAAAATTTGGGGGATTAAGTCCTCTCGTTTGACGGCCATCATGTGGACCCCTTGACATAATTCTCGGGCTAATTTGACTTGTTCGGCGGCAATTTTAACCCCTTCGGCTAGAGGATTTTCGGCTTTAGCCAATCGATCAATGGTGGCTTGTTCAATGTGAACACCGGGGACACAACGGTTAATAAACTCGGCATTTTTGGCGGATTTCAGCAGAAAAATTCCGGCTAAAATGGGTTTATTATAGTGGGATGCGACATTGTGCATAAATTTATCTAAGCGTTCAAAGTCGCTGACTAATTGACTTTGAAAAAATTGCGCTCCGGCTTCGATTTTGTATTCAAAACGACGTTTAACACTCGACCAACTTTTAATTTGAGGATCGACGGCACCTCCAGCAAATAAATCTAAATGACCATCAACGAGGGGTTTATTATTAAAGTCCTGGCCTTGGTTGAGTTTATCAATCAGTTTTAATAAGCGGACAGATTCGAGGTCAAAAACGCCTCGCGCTTGTTTGTGATCTCCGGCGCTGACGGGATCTCCGGTTAGGGCAAGAATGTTATTGAGTCCGAGGGCATGGGCGCCCATTAAATCCGCTTGTAGTCCGATAACGTTGCGATCGCGGCAAGCAATTTGATAAATCGGTTCTACCCCATTTTGCAGCAGAATGGCAGAGGCCGCCAGAGAGGACATCCGCAACACCGCCCGACTGCCATCAGTGACGTTAACGGCGTGAACTCGACCTTTCAGCAGTTGAGCCATTTTAATCATGTGGCTGGGATCTCCTCCTTTGGGGGGCATTACTTCAGCCGTTACTAAAAATTCTTTATTGTGAACAGCACGACGAAAACGAGTCATTTTAGTTAAAAAAGGTAAAGGAATTAGCGGTTTTAAAGGTTATTTTTAGCCTCAAGTATGCTGCCCCTCCCCTTGTTCCCCCACATTTTCCCCCCTTCCAAAGGGGGGCTAGGGGGGATATTGAATAGGGGGGCTAGGGGGATAATATTCCCCCCTTCCAAAGGGGGGCTAGGGGGGATAGTCCCTTGCTTATTATCAATGACTATTAGCGCCGACGGAACAATTTTTGCGTAATTCGGGCTAACAGGATATTTAATTCTGGGAGTTTGAGCAAACTAGCCAATCCCAGAAACACCCCAAAGGCAATTCCTGTCCCCAGAATAACCTCTCCGGCCAACAGGAAAAGATTGTCACTCCCGAAATGCTGTATCCAAAGGGTACTAAAGCCCCAACTCACTCCAGAGGCGATCGCACTACACCCCATCAATCCTAACAAAATCCCCCCCCATTCCCACAGGGGCAGGCCATTGAGACGACGATGCAGCAGCCACAAAAACACCCCCATTGAGATGACATTCACCCCCACCGTCGCCAAAACTAACCCCGGAGTCTCAAACTGTTGGACTAACCAATAATCCAACAGGGCGTTTAAAAAAATATTGGCAATACTCACCCGAAAGGGCGTTTCCCCATCCCCTAACGCATAGAACACTCGCACTAATACATCTCGCCCCAAATAGAAAAACATCCCGAAACCGTAGGCCATTAACACCGGGGCCACTAAGAGGGCGGCCTCTTCTTCAAAGGCGAAGCGTTTATAAATTAAATCAATAATCGGTTTCGCCAACGCGACAAAAACGGCCGTCAGGGGGAGCATCGAAAGGGCGCTGAGAAGCAATCCTTGGCGAATCCGTGCTTTTAATTCCAGATGGTGTTCCGGTGCGGCCAAGCGCGAGAAAACGGGCAGCATGGGAACTAGAATCGTGTTGGAGAGAATGCCCAAGGGGGTGAGGACGACAAAATTGGCGTAACGCATGGCCGCCGCCGCCCCTTCAATAAAGGAGGCAAAATATAAATCGGTGTAAACGTTAATATGGAGCATTCCCGAGGAGAGAGTGGCGGGGATCATCACCCGCATAACCTCTTTTACCCCCGGTAACTGCCAAGCAAAGCGCAGACGCATTCCCCCCAAACCTGAACGCCATTGGGCGACTTGTTGGGCAATCCATTGTAAGATCCCTCCGGCTAAGGTTCCCCCAGCGAGGACTAAACTCCCCAGGGTAAAATAGGCGGGGGCGTTGATTTGCTCGCCTAAATACCAGAACAGAAAACCAATTCCTGCGATCGCCGTTAAACTGGAAAACAGGGGGCTAATACTGGGCAACCAATACTGATCCGCCGCGTTCAAGGTGCCAAAACCAATCCCAATTAACCCCGCAAACACCGCCAAAGGGGCCATAATTTGCAACTGCAACACCGCCAGACGATGATCGACTGGGTTTAAACCGGGGGCAAGTACATCAATACAGAGGTTTGCCCCTAACGCCACAACCACGGCCACCACCAGCAAGATTAGGCTAACTAAGGTCGTCACTGTCTCCACAATAGGAGCCGACTCTGATTTATCCCGCTTGGCCAACACACTCACGAGGGCGCTGTGAAAAGGGCCATTGATACCCCCTAACAGGATTAAAAGAAACCCCGGGATCACGTAGGCGTAAGCGTAGGCATTGACCACCGGACCCACGCCAAAGGCCGCCGCGATCGCCTGTTCCCGAAATAAGCCAAAAATCTTACTAATCAGCGTCGCCAGGGCTACAATTCCCGCAATTCCCGCTAGTGAACGTTGTTTGGTCATGAAACCATCCTAAAAAACAGGGTAGGGCAAAGAACGCGCAACACGCGCAATGATCTTAGCCCAGAAAGCCACGTTCTAGGCGTGCAAAGGGGGTTTCTTCGCTCAGAAGTCCCCAGCGCGGCCGTAGGTTTGTGAAGCGTCCCCTAGGAATGACCACGGGGCTAACCCCGAGCTAATATGAATTGATTGGTAGTGACATCCTCCCGACACCGACCCTAGGGGTACGGTGCGGGCTTCCCCATATCACTATGAGGCTTTCCTGCTTCTACGGGAGGCTCTAGATGTCTTTTTAGGGACATCCCTGATAACCTCTTCCTCTACAGGCAGCTTGACCCCCAGTCCAAGGGCTGCAAGTCCACGCTGCTCGACTATCATCGCCGCCGCAACGTCCCTATCCGTTACAAACCCACAATGAGAACATTTATGCACTCGTTGAGACAAGTCTTTCTTACCAGTCACTACACCACAATTCGGACAAATTTGGCTAGTGAAATTAGCATCAACTTTCTCAAAATAAACATCTCGTTTCCAAGCCACGTGCTTTAATACCTCTAGAAAACCCCCAAAGCCAGCATCAAGGGTAGGTTTACACAACATTCCCCTAGACATGGCTTTGACGTTTAAATCTTCGGCAAAAATGATATCGGCTTGGTCACAAAGATGATGAGCGACTTGATAATGAAAGTTTTTGCGAGTGTTGTAAATATGTTCATGAAGTTTAGCTACTTTTTCCCGGGCTTTATGCCAGTTTTTTGACCCTTTCTGTTTCTTTGATAATCTTCTTTGTAGCCATTTAAGCTGACTTTGAAGTTCCAAGAAAAACTTAGGTCTAGCTATTAATTCCCCCTGAGATGTTGCTATAAACTTCTCAAGTCCCAAATCAATCCCTAGAGATTTTCCTTGAGGTTTTGGAGAAGGAATATTAACATCCGACTGAATATAAAGGACAGCATACCAACCCGAAGCTTTTTTAACGATCTGAACTTGTTTAACTACAAATCCATCGGGGATGGGTCTGTGTAGATTAATGACCACAGAGCCTAGCTTAGGGAGTCTCAATTGATATCCAGTTACAGGGTTTTCCCTGAATTGAGGAAAGTTAATCGACCGAAACTGACCATATTTCTTAAACCTAGGGAAAACCAAAACTTTTTTTCCAGAAAAAGTTAAACGCCTTGTCTAAACGCCCCATAACCTCTTGCAAGACCTGAGACTGAACTCGTTTTAGTTCTGGGTATTGCTGTTTGGCTTGAGTTAAAGCTTTTTTCTGTTTATAATAGTCGGGAAAAGGTTGATCCGCAGGTATAATGTACTCAGAATGAAGGCTACAAGCGTTAACCTGACACTTGCGAGAATTTATCCACTCTTTTCGTTCTGCCAAGGCATAATTATATACACCTCGACAGATTTCTAGCCAGTCAAGTAATTCTTTTTCTTGACTGGCATCTGGATAAATTCTGTAGCAATAGTTGAGGTTTAACACGAATAGTAGCTGATTGACCTGAACCGATTATACAATATCTAGGGATAAATCGTCACTCCCTAGTAAATGATTGTTGGTTAATTTTCGGGGCATCGAACCCCTCAATTAACCGTCTTTCATCCCGACACTGACATTTGCTACGCAACGCTTTGCTACGCAACGCTTTGCGTTCACTTCGTGACGCTTCGTGAACGCGAACGTACAGTGCGGGGCTTCCCGACGATGAGCTAAAAAATCTAAACTTCCCATCCAGATTAGATCACGAACGAAGCCTAGGGCAACACGCTTCCAAATACAGATATGGGAAGACTATCCGGTTGGTGTCAACCGAAAAAACAGGTCAAGAGTCTAAACCACCTTGCCGTTAACCTTATACTCCCCAAGCTTAGGAATTATTAGTAGTTTGAGCCGCTAACATTTCTTTTAACTTAGCGAGATCATCCGCCCAACGGGGATCCGGTTGTACTCCTCCTGTATCCGCCGTTTTGGTTGTACCATTGCGACGAGAAGCATTGTTAGGACTCCGTTTCCGACCACTAGGAGTCGGAGCAGGAGCCGCTTCACGGGGTTCTTTTTCTGACTTACCCTTACTACGGGGTAAAGCCTTCTCAATTTTTAACGGACTCTCCATAAAGGTTTCGCCGTTGTGCTTCTCAATCAGTTGATCGGCTACTTCATCATTGGGAACTGTAACGAAGGCAAACCCCCGACATTTCCCGGTTTTACGGTCTTTAATCACCTTGGTTGATACATCCTGCCCTACGTCGGCAAACACCGCTTGTAAAGCTTCACGATCCACAGGTTCTTTGGGCAAATTACCCACATAAAGACGAATAGGCATACTACTCTTCTCCCGACTTTTGTAACTCTAATCGTTGACGAGGGATCTTCAGCCCAGTATCCTGCATCTTCCCCTAAAATCAATGATCCGCACCAACAAATAAAGGAGGGGAATCGGACAATCTCCAATTTCCTCCGGCTGTGGTGCGGTTTTCGTTCATGGGGCCTTGCACAATTCAAATAGGTTTCCCGTTTCGGTTTAATCCTAAGACTGTAATCCCAAGACTGTTATTGTTAGGGCTAACTCGCGTTTTTCGACAACGAGCGAGATGGTGGAAAGTTCCCTCAATCCTAATTATTACAGAATGTTTACACGATTCGTCAAACTATTGCTTTTTTATTGTCGCACATCACGGACTCTAAAAAAATTCAGAATGTCTCTACACTAGACCCGGTGAGGCTTTGAGTATATTTACTCAAGTTTTTGTTCATTTTGAGCATTTTTTAGAGAGCATACTTGGTAGAAGTATTACAAGCATAAGTCACAAAACTTAATGTTTTGTTTACGGATCAGCCATAAGTCAGGCTGAAGACTAGCTCAAAGACTGGCGATTTTGTCAAACAATTGTTATATTCTGTAATATATAGCAAGTCAACCTTGTTTAGACAAAGCCATCTAAGCTTCCGCTCTCGTCTGGCGAGAAAACCGTTAGAGTTTGAATCTCACCGTCGTTCGTAGTTTGGAGTTTATTCATTATGTCTCAACCCATTGAATTGTCCTTGGAACAGCAGTTCAGCATCCGCTCCTTCGAGGATCAAGTGAAAAAGATGAGTCGCGAACAAGCGCAGGATTTTCTGGTCAAGATGTATGAACAGATGCTGGCTCGTGAAAATATGTATAAAGAATTCCTCAAACATGAATGGGGAATTGACTCTATGGTGTCTGAGTAGAGAATCTCCTTGAAAGGCGACCTCTTTCTCTTGCTTTCTCCCCCTCAGCAGATGCGGAAAAAGCTGGGGATCGCGGGACGCAATCTTTTCCCTTAACCTTTAGTGCTTACCCCAAAATCCACAGGTTCAGTTGTAGCGTGAAACACTTCAGAGTCCAACACAATCAACAGGACAAGAGATCCTCCCACTCCATTTTCTAGGACACTATCCTCTTTCTTCATCCTCTGTGGGACACCTCACGCTCATGACAGCCTTGTCTGGTTTTCCCTTCAATTCGTTGTTACCTGACCGTCTGTCAAGTCTTCCTGAAACGATACAATAAGCGGAAGTTTAGAGAAATCGGCCGAATCAATGTTTGAAACCAGTCTAATCTGCACGGACTTTTCCGACGGTCTACACCGCCTCATGGATTTTATTCCCCATTTAGCGGCAGGTGGCCTGAAAAATATTGTTTTTGTTCATAGTGTCCCCCTCTGGGAAGAGGGGAATGTTCCCCGAGTGAATGAAAAGGGAATTGAGAAGGGTAAAAAGCGTTTAGCGCAGGCTTTAGAGAATATCCCGGCGGGGGTCAATGTTCAGGTGGAAGTGCCGTCGGGTAAACCAGCCGATACGATCCCTAAGTTGGTGCAGCAGTATCAGGCCGAGGTGGTTTTTACGGGAACTCCGACCCGGAGTTTAATGCAGGAGCAAATCTTTGGCAGTACGACGGCGGGTTTAACCCGTAATATGAATGTGCCGTTGATGATTTTGCGACCCCAACTGATTTCAACTTATACGCGGGAAGAATTAGAACTACGCTGTCAGCATTTATGGCGTTATTTGCTGATTCCCTATAATGATGGGCCGTCGGCACGGTATTTGATTGAACAGATTAAGGAATTGGCTCAAAAGCAACGGGAGAATTTTCCCCGTCAGTGTATGTTGGTGTGGGTCTTGGGAGATGTGGGACGGAAGGAATTATTACAGGATTATAAGTTCCAAGCGGCTCAGGAGCGTCTGGCCGAAGTGAAGGCGGAGTTAGAGGGGGTAGGTTTGGAAGTGAATACGGCGTTGCGGTCTGGTAATCCGCTACAGGAAATTTTAGAGGCGGCGCTGACGTTTGATATTACGGCGATCGCCACTTCTACCCGCAACCGGAACGCGCTGTTAGAATTCACGGCTCCGAGTTTCTCTAATGAAGTCCTCCGACGCTGTTGGTTTCCGGTGTTGTTCTTCTCGCCGAAACGGTGAGAAGATGGGGGAGTTTCGGGTATGGGGAATCAATTAATTGGCCTAGGGGAGCATTGTTAGGTTCCCCTTAGTCGTGAACAATGAGTGATGAGTCCCTGAAAATTGAGAATTGATAGTTGATCCTGAAGCATGACCACTCAACCGAAAATAATTGTTCTAGATGATGACCCCACCGGATCCCAAACGGTGCATAGTTGCTTGTTGTTGATGCGTTGGGATGTGGAAACCCTGAAACTGGGTTTAACCGATGCCTCACCGATCTTTTTTGTCCTGACGAATACCCGCGCTTTAACCCCAGAGAAGGTGGCATCTGTGACCCGCGAAGTCTGTCAGAATTTAAAAATTGCGATCGCCCAAACCCAAACCCAAGAATTTTTAGTCGTCAGTCGTTCCGACTCCACCCTCCGCGGCCACTACCCCATTGAAACCGATGTCATCGCCGAGGAACTAGGCGGTTTTGATGCTCACTTCCTCACCCCCGCCTTTTTTGAAGGAGGCCGCATCACCCAAGACAGTGTACATTACCTGTTCATTGACGGCGTAAAAACCCCCGTCCACGAAACCGAATTTGCTCGCGACTCCGTATTTGGCTACAGTACCAGCTACCTCCCCGATTATGTCGCCGAAAAAACCCAAGGTCGCATCCCCTCGGAGCAAGTGGAGCGCTTTCTCCTCGCCGATATTCGCGCCGGAAGTCAAGAACGATTAAAAATCTTGACAAATAACCAATGTTGTGCAGTAGACGCAGAAACCCAAGGGGATTTAGATCAATTTGCCCAAGATATTCTAACCTGCGCCGCCCAAGGGAAGCGCTTCCTCTTCCGCAGTGCCGCCAGTTTGCTCACCTCCCTAGCACAGTTAGGCCCCCAACCTGTTCCCCCGGAAGACATGGCACAGTATGAACGAACCCATCAACCGGGGGTAGTATTAGTGGGTTCTCATGTGCAGAAAACCACCCAACAACTCAGCCAATTATTGCAAGAACCCGGGGTTGCTCCTTTGGAAGTTGATGTTAAACGATTGCGGGATAATTTAGGGGAAAAAGCGGCGTTAAAAGAGGAGATTTTGCAAGAGGTTCAAAGGGTTTATCAAGAGGGCAAAAATCCAGTTATTTATACCAGTCGGGAAGAGTTACAATTTGCCGATATTCAACAACGGCTTGATTTTGGGATTGCGGTGTCAAGTTTGTTAATGGAAATTGTCCAAGGGTTGCCGAGGGATATTAGCTTTTTGATTAGTAAGGGGGGGATTACCTCTAATGACGTTCTCAGCACAGGATTAGGGTTAAGATCCGCCCGTTTATTGGGTCAAATTTTACCCGGTTGTTCTATGGTGATTACCTCAGAAG contains the following coding sequences:
- a CDS encoding adenylate/guanylate cyclase domain-containing protein gives rise to the protein MSLAFPTPERPFRWTHLLQSPRLRWSLIVLWAVGAGLLTAGDDRVTQSLERNTQSLFFQTRLVLDPPDVPEEIVILTLDDASLSVAQRFEGDPQRVEITELLQSYPWPRRTYGLVVERLLEAGAKTVTIDLLFDLPSGYGEEDDLAFQEVLERYTGKVTLGAAYLETMTEEGSEVQLFEPFGTLNSPNLSLGSVNFLTEANERIYRLGAVYQEQIASFLNLPIIPSLAEASLESAGIDVPPARGEGIFYWGLPHRTFPHVSFWRILDPEEWPRLAEAGVFRDKIVLIGTTSATFTDFQRTPVSERMPGVEVHGHAIATLLENKAMATLIPHFGLKGFLVTLAVLSLGWAVDRLVQRPGRQLLWGLGFTVLWVGGSYILFSYGQWIIPTALPAIALFLSSFSSFAVAAMNNQLEKLRLRHTLERYVAEPVVKEILKHPDSFYTMLPGHKLNVAVLFSDVRGFTTLSFQLPPEELVAQLNTYFHTMVEAIVQNNGTLDKFIGDAVMAEFGFPLSQGPEEDALNAIRAALTMRQDLALLRTYWQAENRQPLFNGIGISYGEVIAGDIGSWRRREYAVMGDTVNIASRVEGLTKELGTDIVITESLYELVKDKVEVTDLGEHQLKGRALPVRLYGLVGLREKAKKP
- a CDS encoding Mur ligase family protein — its product is MNLFDQIRLGLAVGIAKSVTALVKTLKLGAASVLPGEISRRIHPRLLPLLFEQVKSGVILIVGTNGKTTTSLLLRTILENQGYRVTHNATGANLINGLITALLADTNLIGQLNRDYAILEVDENILPLILKDCRPRYILGLNLFRDQLDRYGEVDTISFRWQKAISPLPTDTVVVLNADDPTLAYLGQNLPQNVLFFGLNEPDLYLGEIPHAVDSIYCPSCGHLLDYQGVYLSHLGDYHCPSCGFEKSPPLLESQEWGQILIGVYNKYNTLAAATLAQQIGIERSAIDDTIKHFRAAFGRAEELTVEGKHVRILLSKNPVGMNETIRAVNDIQAQGQSSVSLIVLNDRIPDGTDVSWIWDVDTEKLVANGGTIVVSGDRVYDMALRLQYSQDKLSEAAKPLNLIIQENLEQAIATALTHTPPQETLHILPTYSAMLEVRQFLTGRKIL
- a CDS encoding methylenetetrahydrofolate reductase, coding for MTRFRRAVHNKEFLVTAEVMPPKGGDPSHMIKMAQLLKGRVHAVNVTDGSRAVLRMSSLAASAILLQNGVEPIYQIACRDRNVIGLQADLMGAHALGLNNILALTGDPVSAGDHKQARGVFDLESVRLLKLIDKLNQGQDFNNKPLVDGHLDLFAGGAVDPQIKSWSSVKRRFEYKIEAGAQFFQSQLVSDFERLDKFMHNVASHYNKPILAGIFLLKSAKNAEFINRCVPGVHIEQATIDRLAKAENPLAEGVKIAAEQVKLARELCQGVHMMAVKREDLIPQILDLAGVSPID
- the murJ gene encoding murein biosynthesis integral membrane protein MurJ, with amino-acid sequence MTKQRSLAGIAGIVALATLISKIFGLFREQAIAAAFGVGPVVNAYAYAYVIPGFLLILLGGINGPFHSALVSVLAKRDKSESAPIVETVTTLVSLILLVVAVVVALGANLCIDVLAPGLNPVDHRLAVLQLQIMAPLAVFAGLIGIGFGTLNAADQYWLPSISPLFSSLTAIAGIGFLFWYLGEQINAPAYFTLGSLVLAGGTLAGGILQWIAQQVAQWRSGLGGMRLRFAWQLPGVKEVMRVMIPATLSSGMLHINVYTDLYFASFIEGAAAAMRYANFVVLTPLGILSNTILVPMLPVFSRLAAPEHHLELKARIRQGLLLSALSMLPLTAVFVALAKPIIDLIYKRFAFEEEAALLVAPVLMAYGFGMFFYLGRDVLVRVFYALGDGETPFRVSIANIFLNALLDYWLVQQFETPGLVLATVGVNVISMGVFLWLLHRRLNGLPLWEWGGILLGLMGCSAIASGVSWGFSTLWIQHFGSDNLFLLAGEVILGTGIAFGVFLGLASLLKLPELNILLARITQKLFRRR
- a CDS encoding RNA recognition motif domain-containing protein; this encodes MPIRLYVGNLPKEPVDREALQAVFADVGQDVSTKVIKDRKTGKCRGFAFVTVPNDEVADQLIEKHNGETFMESPLKIEKALPRSKGKSEKEPREAAPAPTPSGRKRSPNNASRRNGTTKTADTGGVQPDPRWADDLAKLKEMLAAQTTNNS
- a CDS encoding NblA/ycf18 family protein codes for the protein MSQPIELSLEQQFSIRSFEDQVKKMSREQAQDFLVKMYEQMLARENMYKEFLKHEWGIDSMVSE
- a CDS encoding universal stress protein, with the translated sequence MFETSLICTDFSDGLHRLMDFIPHLAAGGLKNIVFVHSVPLWEEGNVPRVNEKGIEKGKKRLAQALENIPAGVNVQVEVPSGKPADTIPKLVQQYQAEVVFTGTPTRSLMQEQIFGSTTAGLTRNMNVPLMILRPQLISTYTREELELRCQHLWRYLLIPYNDGPSARYLIEQIKELAQKQRENFPRQCMLVWVLGDVGRKELLQDYKFQAAQERLAEVKAELEGVGLEVNTALRSGNPLQEILEAALTFDITAIATSTRNRNALLEFTAPSFSNEVLRRCWFPVLFFSPKR
- a CDS encoding four-carbon acid sugar kinase family protein: MTTQPKIIVLDDDPTGSQTVHSCLLLMRWDVETLKLGLTDASPIFFVLTNTRALTPEKVASVTREVCQNLKIAIAQTQTQEFLVVSRSDSTLRGHYPIETDVIAEELGGFDAHFLTPAFFEGGRITQDSVHYLFIDGVKTPVHETEFARDSVFGYSTSYLPDYVAEKTQGRIPSEQVERFLLADIRAGSQERLKILTNNQCCAVDAETQGDLDQFAQDILTCAAQGKRFLFRSAASLLTSLAQLGPQPVPPEDMAQYERTHQPGVVLVGSHVQKTTQQLSQLLQEPGVAPLEVDVKRLRDNLGEKAALKEEILQEVQRVYQEGKNPVIYTSREELQFADIQQRLDFGIAVSSLLMEIVQGLPRDISFLISKGGITSNDVLSTGLGLRSARLLGQILPGCSMVITSEDHPHFPKLPVVLFPGNVGDAQGLATVYQRLTAN